A genomic region of Vitis vinifera cultivar Pinot Noir 40024 chromosome 7, ASM3070453v1 contains the following coding sequences:
- the LOC104879791 gene encoding uncharacterized protein LOC104879791 has translation MDQSTSGHRFSGVDRRPGIVSGKNFSNGQTYMAGPHSPDLRPVPPRGESVNHGSSAAKPWDFGDPDMRRRKRIAKYKVYTVEGKVKSSLRKGLRWFKNKCHEIIHGY, from the coding sequence ATGGATCAGTCCACGTCGGGTCACCGGTTCTCCGGCGTGGACCGGAGGCCGGGGATTGTGAGCGGGAAGAACTTCAGCAACGGTCAGACGTACATGGCGGGGCCTCACTCGCCCGATCTACGGCCGGTTCCACCGCGAGGGGAGAGTGTGAACCACGGCTCGTCGGCGGCGAAGCCCTGGGACTTCGGCGATCCGGATATGAGGAGGCGAAAGCGGATCGCGAAGTACAAGGTTTATACTGTTGAAGGTAAGGTAAAGTCTTCTCTGAGGAAAGGGCTTCGCTGGTTCAAGAACAAGTGCCATGAGATTATTCATGGCTACTAG
- the LOC100245192 gene encoding uncharacterized protein LOC100245192 encodes MKRERQLGRRAWNLLRLVLLWARKGGVFKRSLMMELRLVPKFLKKLGNSRHDSIHYGERELSFDDTPIFHVKMHRPGSMRFKMPHIPCINPQVDFDYDFEFNGDDGGEVGDGEEARKSFLMGGDEEDCGCGGCEEEEGIDVKAEEFIAKFYAQMKLQRQISYLQYNEMLNRGTS; translated from the coding sequence ATGAAGAGAGAACGCCAACTTGGTCGTAGGGCATGGAACCTTCTGCGGTTAGTGTTGTTATGGGCGCGGAAAGGAGGGGTGTTCAAGAGGAGTTTGATGATGGAGCTGAGGCTGGTGCCCAAGTTCTTGAAAAAGCTGGGGAACTCCAGGCACGACTCGATCCATTACGGAGAGCGCGAACTGTCGTTTGACGACACCCCCATTTTCCATGTGAAGATGCATCGTCCAGGGTCGATGAGATTCAAGATGCCTCACATCCCATGCATAAATCCGCAGGTGGATTTTGATTATGATTTCGAGTTCAATGGCGACGATGGCGGTGAAGTTGGGGATGGGGAAGAGGCAAGGAAGAGTTTCTTGATGGGGGGAGATGAAGAAGACTGTGGTTGTGGGGGCTGTGAAGAGGAAGAAGGGATTGATGTGAAGGCGGAGGAGTTCATAGCTAAGTTCTATGCTCAGATGAAGCTGCAGAGACAGATCTCATATTTGCAGTACAATGAGATGCTAAACAGAGGCACAAGCTGA
- the LOC100264096 gene encoding protein FAR1-RELATED SEQUENCE 11, giving the protein MSDLTSIVKETSENGTDLSPDDIGSIEEMPEDTILSQQTSVNLVPFIGQRFVSQDAAYEFYCSFAKQCGFSIRRHRTRGKDGVGRGITRRDFTCHRGGYPQLKPSDDGKLQRNRKSSRCGCQAYMRIVKRADFDVPEWRITGFSNIHNHELLKSNEVQLLPAYCTMSADDKSRICMFAKAGMSVRQMLRLMELEKGVKLGCLPFTELDVRNLLQSFRNVDRDNDAIELLKMCKDKKDKDPNFKYDFKIDANNRLEHIAWSYGSSIRSYEAFGDTIIFDTTHRLDAYDMLLGIWIGVDNHGMNCFFGCVFLQDENMQSFSWALKTFLGFMNGKSPQTILTDQNMWLKEALAIEMPNTKHAFCIWHIIARFSDWFSAPLGSQYDKWKAEFHRLYELYSVEDFEVGWRKMVDTYGLHGNRHIVSLYALRSFWALPFLRSSFFAGMTSTFQSESVTAYIQRFLSAQSQIDNFVEQVAAIVDFKDQTGAKLKMQQKVQKVSLKTGSPIESHAATVLTPYAFCKLQEELLSAPKYASLMLDENYFIVRHHTEMDGGCKVLWVPHDEFISCSCHEFDFSGILCRHVLRVLSINNCFHIPDRYLPARWRDLCSSMTRPFQVSTSREHGGKIHLLQSMVSTLIAESVETEQRLDVSCDQISMVLSRIKEFPGPAHGANDISYNSPSDSLILPEVEDSDSMIHSFNVGNPHHSITLGKLKERRHRDGVDIYRKRRRCSVPCCGQFGHDATDCPMIGGDDLNGDGLGFL; this is encoded by the exons ATGTCTGATTTAACAAGTATAGTGAAAGAAACTTCTGAGAATGGTACAGATCTGTCTCCAGATGATATTGGCTCCATTGAGGAAATGCCTGAGGACACAATCTTGTCGCAACAAACTTCTGTGAACCTTGTACCTTTTATTGGCCAGAGATTTGTTTCACAAGATGCTGCTTATGAATTTTATTGCAGCTTTGCAAAGCAATGTGGCTTTTCAATCAGACGCCATCGAACTCGAGGAAAAGATGGTGTAGGTAGGGGAATTACTAGAAGGGATTTTACTTGCCATCGTGGTGGCTATCCACAGCTGAAGCCATCAGATGATGGAAAGCTGCAAAGGAACCGAAAATCATCACGTTGCGGGTGTCAGGCATATATGAGAATTGTTAAAAGGGCAGATTTTGATGTCCCTGAATGGCGGATTACTGGCTTTAGCAACATCCACAACCATGAACTCTTGAAATCAAATGAGGTGCAGCTACTTCCTGCCTACTGCACCATGTCTGCTGATGACAAGAGTCGAATATGCATGTTTGCAAAAGCGGGGATGTCAGTGCGACAAATGTTAAGATTAATGGAGCTAGAGAAGGGTGTTAAGCTCGGCTGTTTACCATTCACGGAATTAGATGTGAGAAACCTGTTACAGTCCTTTAGAAATGTGGATCGAGATAATGATGCAATTGAACTTCTTAAGATGTGCAAGGATAAGAAGGATAAGGATCCCAACTTCAAATATGACTTCAAGATAGATGCCAACAATAGGTTGGAGCATATTGCCTGGTCATATGGTTCATCTATTCGATCATATGAGGCTTTTGGAGATACCATAATATTTGACACAACCCACCGTTTGGATGCATATGATATGCTTCTTGGGATTTGGATTGGAGTGGACAATCATGGAATGAACTGTTTCTTTGGTTGTGTTTTCCTACAGGATGAAAATATGCAGTCCTTTTCCTGGGCATTAAAG ACATTCTTGGGTTTCATGAACGGAAAGTCTCCACAAACAATTTTAACTGACCAAAACATGTGGCTCAAAGAAGCACTTGCTATTGAAATGCCAAATACCAAACATGCTTTTTGCATTTGGCATATCATTGCAAGGTTCTCAGATTGGTTTTCTGCACCACTTGGGTCTCAATATGATAAATGGAAAGCTGAATTCCATCGGCTCTACGAGTTGTACTCAGTGGAGGATTTTGAAGTAGGATGGAGGAAGATGGTTGATACATATGGACTACATGGAAATCGACACATTGTCAGTTTATATGCATTACGTTCATTTTGGGCGCTGCCATTTTTGAGAAGTTCCTTCTTTGCTGGGATGACAAGTACATTTCAATCAGAATCTGTAACTGCTTATATCCAACGGTTTTTGAGTGCACAATCTCAGATTGATAACTTTGTAGAGCAG GTGGCTGCTATTGTTGATTTTAAAGATCAAACAGGGGCAAAACTAAAGATGCAGCAGAAGGTCCAGAAAGTCTCCCTCAAAACGGGTTCTCCTATTGAGTCCCATGCTGCTACTGTGCTTACACCATATGCCTTCTGTAAATTACAGGAGGAGCTTTTGTCAGCCCCAAAGTATGCATCTTTAATGTtagatgaaaattatttcattgTGAGACACCATACAGAAATGGATGGAGGGTGCAAAGTGCTTTGGGTCCCTCATGATGAGTTCATTAGCTGTAGTTGCCATGAGTTTGACTTTTCAGGCATCCTTTGTAGACATGTCCTTCGTGTTCTTTCAATAAACAACTGTTTTCATATTCCAGACCGATATCTACCTGCCCGCTGGCGTGATCTCTGCTCATCTATGACTAGGCCCTTCCAGGTGTCTACTTCAAGGGAACATGGAGGGAAGATCCACTTATTACAGTCCATGGTTTCAACACTTATTGCAGAATCAGTGGAGACAGAGCAACGGCTTGATGTTTCTTGTGATCAAATTTCGATGGTGTTGTCTCGTATCAAGGAATTTCCTGGACCAGCACATGGTGCTAATGATATTTCATACAATAGCCCTTCTGACTCATTGATTCTTCCAGAAGTTGAAGATTCTGATAGTATGATTCACAGTTTTAATGTGGGAAATCCTCATCATTCTATAACTCTGGGAAAGCTGAAAGAGAGAAGACATAGAGATGGGGTAGATATCTACAGGAAACGGAGACGTTGCTCTGTGCCTTGCTGTGGGCAGTTTGGACATGATGCAACTGATTGTCCAATGATAGGAGGTGATGATTTGAATGGAGATGGGTTAGGATTCTTGTAG
- the LOC104879792 gene encoding uncharacterized protein LOC104879792, whose amino-acid sequence MEDQAAMKAIVPQPTKKPTKKRGPMSIFKAALFMVRRNHSKKKAPVAVDVASNAMKLVGSMRPLHLQESNSPPQPRIHVSISMDNFQDVYPPPISPSAASSSGSSIDGMSRYASAQNLQELGRSDDDDVWGDGGDEMIDIKAKEFIAQFYAQMRLERLDSFKRATG is encoded by the coding sequence atggaAGATCAAGCTGCCATGAAGGCCATTGTGCCCCAACCCACTAAGAAACCCACAAAGAAGCGTGGGCCAATGTCTATTTTCAAGGCAGCCTTGTTCATGGTACGACGTAATCACAGCAAAAAGAAAGCTCCGGTGGCTGTCGACGTCGCCTCCAACGCCATGAAGCTCGTCGGCTCCATGCGCCCTCTCCACCTCCAGGAGAGCAACTCCCCGCCTCAGCCCCGCATCCATGTCTCCATCTCCATGGACAACTTCCAGGACGTCTACCCGCCGCCCATCTCCCCCAGCGCCGCCTCTTCCTCCGGCAGTTCCATCGACGGCATGAGCCGCTACGCCTCCGCTCAGAACCTCCAAGAACTCGGCCGCTCCGACGACGACGATGTCTGGGGTGACGGTGGAGACGAAATGATCGACATCAAGGCCAAGGAGTTCATCGCTCAGTTCTACGCGCAGATGAGGCTTGAACGCTTGGATTCCTTCAAACGTGCCACGGGCTAA